A single region of the Xenopus laevis strain J_2021 chromosome 4L, Xenopus_laevis_v10.1, whole genome shotgun sequence genome encodes:
- the XB5864909.L gene encoding E3 ubiquitin-protein ligase RNF170 isoform X2 → MNSPKPEKEKLSLAKNKDSYKCRQSHFHNDLNCPVCLQTATMPVETNCGHLFCGSCLMTYWRHDPWLGAMSCPLCRQKVVILYNDFWENQPDQLSRDIVQDIRHYNNRFSGKPRPFTDYLYDMPSLLHLALRRIFTMGGLVWVFCLRILVCLFGAIVCLSSPFDAIPDPMCGILSIIDDLVVVFLLLICVINIFQQLGQEGRSIGHSTAENNVSEY, encoded by the exons GACAGCTACAAATGCCGGCAGTCTCATTTCCACAATGATCTCAACTGCCCAGTCTGCCTACAAACAGCTACTATGCCAGTAGAGACCAACTGCGGCCACTTATTTTGTG GCTCCTGTCTGATGACCTACTGGAGGCATGACCCCTGGTTAGGAGCTATGAGTTGTCCACTTTGCAGACAAAAG GTTGTTATACTTTACAATGATTTTTGGGAAAATCAGCCAGACCAGCTGAGCAGAGACATCGTACAAGACATAAGGCATTACAACAATCGGTTCTCAGGGAAACCAAGACCT TTCACAGATTACCTTTATGATATGCCATCACTGCTGCATCTGGCTTTGAGAAGAATCTTCACTATGGGTGGACTTGTGTGGGTCTTCTGCCTTAGGATTTTAGTGTGCTTATTTGGAGCAATCGTGTGCTTGTCTTCCCCATTTGATGCAATCCCAGACCCCATGTGTGGAATCCTCAGTATTATTGATGACCTAGTTGTTGTCTTCCTTCTTCTAATTTGTGTTATAAACATTTTCCAGCAGCTTGGCCAGGAAGGCAGGAGCATAGGCCATTCTACAGCAGAAAACAACGTGTCAGAATACTGA